In Thauera sp. JM12B12, one DNA window encodes the following:
- a CDS encoding tetratricopeptide repeat protein, protein MKTQLTRLARSLCLALAIGAGGAATAANGDAVGGPLPDQELTPRTLYSFLLAEIAGARGQIGLSAQLYLDLARSTRDPRIARRATEIAMYSRNLRMASEAARIWAEVAPDSEEARRVLASMTSAEHGGEVNLDAIQIQLARVLAQSNGRLAQNLLGLNRTLARVADKQAVRSIVNRLTEPYLDVPEAHIARAQAAMAAEDSMGALAAVNRALELNQGWEPAVLLKAQILQQGGAGDEALRQLESALALKPESSTLRLAWARSLVSAQRFDDARREFRRLLEARPDDGELLYAVGLLSMQLNEPAVAETHFARALAAGHPQPDLIRLHLGQLAADRGQGEAARTWFDEISDPELRPEANIRSAQSLAREGRVDEARALLQGEADEPEIMRRYVLAEVQILRDADRPAEALLVIDDALRETPDDTALLYEAAMLAERIDRIDLMETRLRRVIALQPDHAHAHNALGYSLADRKLRLDEAEALILRALELSPDDPFILDSLGWVRFRRGDGAGALVHLERAYAKRQDAEIAAHLGEVLWSLERREDARRIFDQALAAHPENKLLADTVRRLGLR, encoded by the coding sequence ATGAAGACCCAGCTTACCCGCCTCGCCCGCTCCCTCTGCCTCGCCCTCGCGATCGGCGCCGGCGGCGCCGCGACGGCGGCCAATGGCGACGCGGTGGGCGGTCCGCTGCCCGACCAGGAGCTGACCCCGCGCACGCTGTACAGCTTCCTGCTCGCCGAGATCGCCGGCGCGCGCGGCCAGATCGGCCTCTCCGCGCAGCTCTACCTCGACCTCGCGCGCTCCACCCGCGACCCGCGCATTGCACGGCGCGCGACCGAGATCGCGATGTACTCGCGCAACCTGCGCATGGCCTCCGAGGCCGCCCGCATCTGGGCAGAGGTGGCGCCGGACTCGGAAGAGGCACGGCGAGTATTGGCGAGCATGACGAGCGCCGAACACGGCGGCGAGGTCAACCTCGACGCCATCCAGATCCAGCTCGCCCGCGTGCTCGCGCAGTCCAACGGCCGCCTCGCCCAGAACCTGCTCGGACTCAACCGCACGCTGGCGCGCGTGGCCGACAAGCAGGCGGTCCGCTCGATCGTCAATCGCCTCACCGAACCCTATCTCGACGTACCCGAGGCCCACATCGCGCGCGCGCAGGCGGCCATGGCCGCCGAGGATTCCATGGGCGCGCTGGCGGCGGTGAATCGCGCGCTCGAGCTCAACCAGGGCTGGGAACCGGCGGTGCTGCTCAAGGCGCAGATCCTGCAGCAGGGCGGCGCCGGTGACGAGGCCCTGCGCCAGCTCGAATCCGCGCTCGCGCTCAAGCCGGAGAGCAGCACGCTGCGCCTTGCCTGGGCCCGCAGCCTGGTGTCGGCCCAGCGTTTCGACGACGCGCGCAGGGAATTCCGCCGCCTGCTCGAGGCGCGCCCCGACGATGGCGAACTCCTCTATGCGGTCGGGCTCCTGTCCATGCAGCTGAACGAACCCGCGGTGGCGGAGACCCATTTCGCGCGCGCGCTCGCCGCCGGCCACCCGCAGCCCGACCTGATCCGCCTGCATCTGGGCCAGCTCGCCGCCGATCGCGGCCAGGGCGAGGCCGCGCGCACCTGGTTCGACGAGATCTCCGACCCCGAGCTCCGCCCCGAGGCCAACATCCGCAGCGCCCAGAGCCTGGCGCGCGAGGGCCGCGTCGATGAAGCCCGCGCCCTGCTTCAGGGCGAGGCCGACGAGCCGGAGATCATGCGCCGCTACGTCCTCGCCGAGGTGCAGATCCTGCGCGACGCCGACCGTCCCGCCGAGGCGCTGCTGGTCATCGACGACGCCCTGCGCGAGACGCCCGACGACACCGCCCTGCTCTACGAGGCGGCCATGCTGGCCGAGCGCATCGACCGCATCGACCTGATGGAGACGCGGCTGCGCAGGGTCATCGCGCTGCAGCCCGATCACGCTCATGCCCACAATGCGCTCGGCTACTCGCTCGCCGACCGCAAGCTGCGGCTTGACGAAGCCGAAGCGCTCATCCTGCGTGCGCTCGAACTCTCGCCGGATGACCCCTTCATCCTCGACAGCCTGGGCTGGGTGCGCTTCCGTCGCGGCGACGGTGCGGGCGCCCTCGTTCACCTCGAGCGCGCCTACGCCAAGCGCCAGGACGCCGAGATCGCCGCGCACCTCGGCGAGGTGCTGTGGAGCCTCGAGCGTCGCGAAGACGCCCGCCGCATCTTCGACCAGGCGCTCGCTGCCCACCCCGAGAACAAGCTCCTCGCCGACACGGTGCGCCGCCTGGGCCTCCGATGA
- the lolB gene encoding lipoprotein insertase outer membrane protein LolB, with the protein MSATTSPVRPSARRRFLLAGAASALLAACAPLTPREPAVAARRAALPGFTLEGRLSATDGRQAASGRVEWEHAPERDRLLLLSPLGQVVARLDRGPQGASLTHADGSRIDAASADALLPSVLGVDVPAARLPLWVQGATDAATQVRVRDGAGRPLHVIDEGWRIDYLAYADEHPDSPPTRLDISRGDARIRLIIDAWTTQP; encoded by the coding sequence ATGAGCGCAACGACGAGTCCGGTGCGCCCGTCCGCCCGCCGGAGGTTTCTTCTTGCCGGCGCAGCCAGCGCCCTGCTCGCCGCCTGCGCGCCGCTGACGCCGCGTGAGCCGGCCGTCGCGGCGCGCCGCGCTGCACTGCCCGGCTTCACGCTCGAAGGCCGGCTGTCGGCCACGGACGGCCGCCAGGCGGCGAGCGGCAGAGTGGAATGGGAGCACGCCCCGGAGCGCGATCGCCTGCTGCTGCTGAGCCCGCTCGGACAGGTCGTCGCCCGCCTCGACCGCGGTCCGCAGGGCGCCAGCCTCACGCACGCCGACGGCTCGCGGATCGATGCCGCCAGCGCCGACGCACTGCTGCCGTCGGTGCTCGGCGTCGACGTTCCGGCCGCGCGCCTGCCGCTGTGGGTCCAGGGCGCAACCGACGCCGCCACCCAGGTGCGCGTGCGCGACGGCGCCGGACGCCCGCTCCATGTCATCGACGAGGGCTGGCGCATCGACTACCTCGCCTACGCGGACGAGCACCCCGATTCCCCGCCCACGCGGCTCGACATCTCGCGCGGCGACGCGCGCATCCGCCTGATCATCGACGCATGGACCACCCAGCCCTGA
- the ispE gene encoding 4-(cytidine 5'-diphospho)-2-C-methyl-D-erythritol kinase, whose protein sequence is MDHPALTAAQPGARDTATRLLGCPAPAKLNLFLHVVGRRADGYHLLQTAFRLLDWGDSLDFGLRTDGVIRRVNDVPGVEEDADLVVRAARLLQARTGTALGADVTVHKRLPMGGGIGGGSSDAATTLIALNRLWNTGLSRNALQGLGLQLGADVPVFVFGRDAFAEGVGEALQALDLPPAWYVVISPGVSVPTAEIFSAQDLTRNTPLIKMADFAASTTRNDLQPVACSRYPAVQDAIDWLSARAPAMMTGSGACVFAEVPSEAEADRIAKSCPPRWKAWVARSLARHPLYEWLE, encoded by the coding sequence ATGGACCACCCAGCCCTGACCGCGGCACAGCCCGGCGCCCGCGACACCGCCACCCGCCTGCTCGGCTGTCCGGCCCCGGCCAAGCTCAACCTGTTCCTCCACGTCGTCGGCCGCCGTGCCGACGGCTACCACCTGCTGCAGACCGCGTTCAGACTGCTCGACTGGGGCGACAGCCTGGACTTCGGCCTGCGTACCGACGGCGTGATCAGGCGGGTGAACGACGTACCCGGCGTGGAGGAAGACGCGGACCTCGTCGTCCGCGCTGCGCGCCTGCTGCAAGCCCGGACCGGCACCGCCCTCGGTGCCGACGTCACCGTGCACAAGCGGCTGCCGATGGGCGGCGGCATCGGCGGCGGCAGTTCGGACGCCGCAACCACGCTGATCGCGCTCAACCGCCTGTGGAACACCGGTCTGTCGCGCAACGCGTTGCAGGGGCTGGGCTTGCAGCTTGGCGCCGACGTGCCGGTGTTCGTGTTCGGCCGCGACGCCTTCGCGGAGGGCGTAGGCGAGGCGCTGCAGGCGCTTGACCTGCCCCCGGCGTGGTACGTGGTGATCTCGCCCGGCGTCTCCGTACCGACTGCCGAAATTTTTTCTGCGCAGGACTTGACGCGAAACACGCCCCTCATCAAAATGGCGGACTTCGCAGCAAGCACCACGCGAAACGACCTGCAGCCCGTTGCGTGCAGTCGGTATCCCGCGGTGCAGGATGCGATCGACTGGTTGAGCGCCCGAGCGCCAGCCATGATGACAGGCTCGGGCGCCTGCGTGTTTGCGGAAGTTCCCTCGGAAGCCGAGGCCGACCGCATCGCGAAAAGTTGTCCGCCACGCTGGAAGGCATGGGTAGCGCGCAGTCTGGCTCGCCATCCGCTTTACGAGTGGTTAGAATAG
- a CDS encoding ribose-phosphate pyrophosphokinase, with product MPHGSLMVFTGNANPKLGADVTRRLGISLGSATVGRFSDGEVNVELLENVRGKDVFVLQPTCSPTNDNLMELLVLVDALKRASAGRITAALPYFGYARQDRRPRSARVPITAKVVANMLQAVGVQRLLTMDLHADQIQGFFDIPVDNVYAAPVLLADLDKQKYDDLLVVSPDVGGVVRARAFAKRMECDLAIIDKRRPKANVSEVMNIIGEVEGRTCVIMDDIVDTAGTLCKAAAALKEHGAKRVLSYCTHAVLSGAAVSRINDSALDELVVTDTIPLREDAKACNRIRQISVASLLADTILRISNEESVSSLFME from the coding sequence ATGCCCCACGGCAGCCTGATGGTCTTCACCGGCAACGCCAATCCCAAGCTTGGCGCCGACGTGACGCGACGTCTGGGTATTTCCCTCGGTTCGGCCACCGTCGGCCGCTTCTCGGACGGCGAGGTCAACGTCGAACTGCTCGAGAACGTGCGCGGCAAGGACGTCTTCGTCCTGCAGCCCACCTGCTCGCCGACCAACGACAACCTGATGGAGCTGCTGGTGCTGGTCGACGCATTGAAGCGCGCCTCGGCCGGCCGCATCACCGCCGCGCTGCCGTATTTCGGCTACGCCCGCCAGGACCGCCGCCCGCGCTCGGCGCGCGTGCCGATCACCGCCAAGGTCGTGGCCAACATGCTGCAGGCGGTCGGCGTCCAGCGCCTGCTGACCATGGATTTGCACGCCGACCAGATCCAGGGCTTCTTCGACATCCCGGTCGATAACGTCTACGCCGCGCCGGTGCTGCTCGCCGACCTCGACAAGCAGAAGTACGACGACCTGCTGGTCGTGTCGCCCGACGTCGGTGGCGTGGTGCGCGCGCGCGCTTTCGCCAAGCGCATGGAGTGCGACCTGGCGATCATCGACAAGCGCCGCCCGAAGGCCAACGTGTCCGAGGTGATGAACATCATCGGCGAAGTCGAGGGCCGCACCTGCGTGATCATGGACGACATCGTCGACACCGCGGGTACCCTGTGCAAGGCCGCTGCGGCGCTCAAGGAGCACGGCGCCAAGCGCGTGCTGTCCTACTGCACCCACGCCGTGCTGTCGGGCGCTGCGGTGTCGCGCATCAACGACTCTGCGCTCGACGAGCTGGTCGTCACCGACACCATCCCGCTGCGCGAGGATGCCAAGGCCTGCAACCGCATCCGCCAGATCTCGGTGGCCTCGTTGCTCGCCGACACCATCCTGCGCATCAGCAACGAGGAATCCGTTTCCTCGCTGTTCATGGAATAA
- a CDS encoding 50S ribosomal protein L25/general stress protein Ctc produces the protein MQIEFKATKRDAQGTGASRRLRRAGQVPGIIYGGAGEAQAVAMDHNELYHLLRKEAFHASVLSIDVDGAKQSVVLRDTQWHPFKQQVLHLDFQRVDAAQKMHLKVPLHFVGDDVSPAVKLGGCMISHTINELDVQCLPKDLPEFIEVDLSAMEAGQSVHVSQIKLPAGVELVAHGEGDPVVATALLVKGAAAEGEGEGEAA, from the coding sequence ATGCAAATCGAATTCAAGGCCACCAAGCGTGACGCGCAGGGTACGGGTGCGAGCCGCCGCCTGCGTCGCGCCGGCCAGGTCCCGGGCATCATCTACGGCGGCGCCGGCGAAGCCCAGGCCGTCGCCATGGACCACAACGAGCTCTACCACCTGCTGCGCAAGGAAGCCTTCCACGCTTCCGTGCTGAGCATCGACGTCGATGGCGCCAAGCAGTCCGTCGTGCTGCGCGACACCCAGTGGCATCCGTTCAAGCAGCAGGTGCTGCACCTCGACTTCCAGCGCGTCGACGCCGCCCAGAAGATGCACCTGAAGGTGCCGCTGCACTTCGTCGGCGACGACGTCAGCCCGGCGGTCAAGCTCGGCGGCTGCATGATCTCGCACACCATCAACGAACTCGACGTTCAGTGCCTGCCGAAGGACCTGCCCGAGTTCATCGAGGTCGACCTGTCGGCGATGGAAGCCGGCCAGTCGGTGCACGTCTCGCAGATCAAGCTGCCGGCCGGCGTCGAGCTGGTGGCGCACGGCGAAGGCGACCCGGTCGTCGCCACCGCGCTGCTCGTGAAGGGTGCGGCTGCCGAGGGCGAAGGCGAAGGCGAAGCGGCGTAA
- the pth gene encoding aminoacyl-tRNA hydrolase encodes MSNAPARPPRLIVGLGNPGAEYSETRHNAGFWFCERLADRLGARFSHESRFHGLVANAREAGMWLLMPQTFMNRSGQAIGALARFYRIEPAEILVVHDELDIPPGQLRLKFGGGLGGHNGLKDTSAHLNTNDYWRLRIGIGHPGDRNEVVNFVLKPARREEQQLIDEALDKALAIWPQIVRGELNAAATKLNARPAPPKPPKPPKPPKAPGPAATPGAAASDTPKDESQP; translated from the coding sequence ATGAGCAACGCGCCCGCGCGCCCGCCTCGTCTGATCGTCGGCCTGGGCAATCCGGGCGCCGAATATTCCGAGACCCGGCACAACGCCGGGTTTTGGTTTTGTGAGCGGCTCGCCGACCGGCTCGGCGCACGCTTCTCGCACGAATCCCGTTTCCACGGCCTGGTCGCCAACGCGCGCGAGGCCGGCATGTGGCTGCTGATGCCACAGACCTTCATGAACCGCTCCGGCCAGGCGATCGGTGCGCTCGCGCGTTTCTATCGCATCGAGCCGGCCGAGATCCTCGTCGTGCATGACGAGCTCGACATCCCGCCTGGGCAGCTGCGGCTGAAGTTCGGCGGCGGCCTCGGCGGCCACAACGGGCTGAAGGACACCTCGGCCCACCTCAACACCAACGATTACTGGCGGCTGCGCATTGGTATCGGCCACCCCGGCGACCGCAACGAAGTCGTGAACTTCGTGCTCAAGCCGGCGCGCCGCGAAGAGCAGCAACTGATCGACGAGGCCCTCGACAAGGCGCTTGCGATCTGGCCGCAGATCGTGCGCGGCGAGCTCAACGCCGCCGCCACCAAGCTCAACGCCCGCCCTGCGCCGCCAAAGCCGCCAAAGCCTCCGAAGCCCCCCAAGGCGCCCGGACCCGCAGCCACGCCCGGCGCGGCGGCCTCAGACACACCCAAGGACGAATCCCAGCCATGA
- the ychF gene encoding redox-regulated ATPase YchF — translation MSLKCGIVGLPNVGKSTLFNALTKAGIQAENYPFCTIEPNVGIVEVPDPRLAQLAEIVKPQKIQPAIVEFVDIAGLVAGASKGEGLGNQFLANIRETDAIVHVVRCFADDNVIHVSGSVDPIRDIEVIDTELALADMATVEKALNRYKRPAASGDKEAKILVAVLEKCFAQLDQGKAVRALDLSKEEWASLKPFCLITAKPVLYAANVAEDGFENNPHLDAVRAHAAAEGAEVVALCAAIEAEIADLEDADKKEFLETMGLEEPGLDRLIRAGYTLLGLQTYFTAGVKEVRAWTIHVGDTAPQAAGVIHTDFERGFIRAQTIAFDDFIQFKGEAGAKEAGKMRAEGKEYVVKDGDVLNFLFNV, via the coding sequence ATGAGCCTGAAATGCGGAATCGTCGGCCTGCCCAACGTCGGCAAGTCGACCCTGTTCAACGCCCTCACCAAGGCCGGCATCCAGGCCGAGAACTACCCCTTCTGCACCATCGAGCCCAACGTCGGCATCGTCGAGGTGCCCGATCCGCGCCTCGCCCAGCTTGCCGAGATCGTCAAGCCGCAGAAGATCCAGCCCGCGATCGTCGAGTTCGTCGACATCGCCGGCCTGGTCGCCGGCGCCTCCAAGGGCGAAGGCCTGGGCAACCAGTTCCTCGCCAACATCCGCGAGACCGATGCCATCGTGCACGTGGTGCGCTGCTTCGCCGACGACAACGTGATCCACGTCTCCGGCAGCGTCGATCCGATCCGCGACATCGAGGTCATCGACACCGAGCTCGCGCTGGCCGACATGGCCACCGTCGAGAAGGCGCTCAACCGCTACAAGCGTCCCGCCGCTTCGGGTGACAAGGAAGCGAAGATCCTGGTCGCGGTGCTCGAGAAGTGCTTCGCTCAGCTCGACCAGGGCAAGGCCGTGCGCGCGCTCGACCTGTCCAAGGAAGAATGGGCCAGCCTCAAGCCCTTCTGCCTGATCACCGCCAAGCCGGTGCTTTACGCCGCCAACGTCGCCGAGGACGGCTTCGAGAACAACCCGCATCTCGACGCCGTGCGTGCCCACGCCGCCGCCGAGGGTGCCGAGGTGGTCGCGCTGTGCGCCGCGATCGAAGCCGAGATCGCCGACCTCGAGGACGCCGACAAGAAGGAATTCCTCGAGACCATGGGCCTCGAGGAGCCCGGCCTCGACCGCCTGATCCGCGCCGGCTACACGCTGCTCGGCCTGCAGACCTATTTCACTGCCGGCGTCAAGGAAGTGCGCGCGTGGACCATCCACGTCGGCGACACCGCGCCGCAGGCCGCAGGCGTCATCCACACCGACTTCGAGCGCGGCTTCATCCGCGCCCAGACCATCGCCTTCGACGACTTCATCCAGTTCAAGGGCGAGGCCGGCGCCAAGGAGGCGGGCAAGATGCGCGCGGAAGGCAAGGAGTACGTGGTCAAGGATGGCGACGTGCTGAACTTCCTGTTCAACGTCTGA
- the def gene encoding peptide deformylase codes for MTVRTLLRMGDPRLLQPAAPVTTFATPELAALIEDMFDTMAAHGGVGLAAPQIGVGLQVVIFGFEHSERYPDAPPVPRTILLNPVIIPLSVESEEGWEGCLSVPGLRGMVPRATRIRYTGFTPEGESIERFAEGFHARVVQHECDHLAGVLYPMRVRDFRRFGFTDVLFPELQG; via the coding sequence ATGACTGTCCGTACCCTGCTCCGCATGGGTGACCCGCGCCTGCTGCAGCCCGCCGCGCCGGTCACCACGTTCGCCACGCCCGAACTCGCCGCGCTGATCGAGGACATGTTCGACACCATGGCCGCGCACGGCGGCGTAGGCCTGGCCGCGCCGCAGATCGGCGTCGGCCTGCAGGTGGTGATCTTCGGCTTCGAGCACAGCGAGCGCTATCCGGATGCGCCGCCGGTGCCGCGCACCATCCTGCTGAACCCGGTGATCATCCCGCTCTCCGTGGAAAGCGAGGAGGGCTGGGAGGGCTGCCTGTCGGTGCCCGGCCTGCGCGGCATGGTGCCGCGCGCCACCCGCATCCGCTACACCGGTTTCACGCCGGAGGGCGAGTCGATCGAGCGCTTCGCCGAGGGCTTCCATGCGCGCGTGGTGCAGCACGAGTGCGACCACCTGGCCGGCGTGCTCTATCCGATGCGGGTGCGGGATTTTCGCCGCTTCGGGTTCACAGACGTGCTGTTTCCGGAACTGCAGGGATAG
- a CDS encoding DMT family transporter → MSAAPTSATPPGAHRLQADLLLTLTTIIAAAGWIFSKEALAGMPPLIFIGLRFALAGLVLAMFSLPQLRALDRRGLRNSLLVGALFAGGMVLWILGLSHSSHLGEASFISSMGIVMVPVFARLFFGDRPPASTWFALPLALAGFACLSLDGGFEVELGQWFFLGAALVFALMFNVNSHVVRNVPVRALSVVQMLAVGVLVLPPALLIESWPQTWSAPVLGWLLASALLATTLRFLVQLYGQSLTTPSHAALIMMLEPVWTALAAAWWFAETMSALQLAGCGLIFMALVVSRWAWIRGLFGERA, encoded by the coding sequence ATGAGCGCCGCGCCCACGTCCGCCACGCCGCCCGGCGCGCACAGGCTGCAGGCCGACCTCCTGCTCACGCTCACCACGATCATCGCCGCCGCCGGCTGGATCTTCTCCAAGGAGGCGCTCGCCGGCATGCCGCCGCTGATCTTCATCGGCCTGCGCTTCGCCCTCGCCGGGCTCGTGCTGGCGATGTTCTCGCTACCGCAGCTGCGTGCGCTCGATCGCCGCGGACTGCGCAACAGCCTGCTCGTCGGCGCCCTTTTCGCGGGTGGCATGGTGCTGTGGATCCTCGGGCTGTCGCACAGCAGCCACCTCGGCGAGGCCTCGTTCATCTCCAGCATGGGCATCGTCATGGTGCCGGTGTTCGCGCGCCTGTTCTTCGGCGACCGTCCTCCGGCGAGCACCTGGTTCGCGCTGCCGCTCGCGCTCGCCGGCTTTGCCTGCCTGTCGCTCGATGGCGGTTTCGAGGTCGAGCTCGGGCAGTGGTTCTTCCTCGGCGCGGCGCTGGTGTTCGCGCTGATGTTCAACGTCAATTCGCACGTCGTCCGCAATGTGCCGGTGCGTGCGCTGAGCGTGGTGCAGATGCTCGCGGTGGGTGTACTGGTGCTGCCGCCGGCGCTGCTCATCGAGTCCTGGCCGCAGACCTGGAGCGCACCGGTGCTCGGCTGGCTGCTCGCCAGCGCGCTGCTCGCCACGACCCTGCGCTTTCTGGTACAGCTCTATGGCCAGAGCCTCACCACGCCGAGCCACGCCGCGCTGATCATGATGCTCGAGCCGGTGTGGACCGCGCTCGCCGCCGCCTGGTGGTTCGCCGAGACCATGAGCGCGCTGCAGCTCGCCGGCTGCGGGCTGATCTTCATGGCGCTGGTGGTGAGCCGCTGGGCGTGGATCCGCGGCCTCTTCGGAGAGCGCGCGTGA
- the gluQRS gene encoding tRNA glutamyl-Q(34) synthetase GluQRS: MPHSPPPFSNTPYVGRFAPSPTGALHFGSLVAAVGSFLDARAHQGRWLLRIEDVDAPRTVPGAAEGIIATLERFGFEWDGEIVWQSARTATYAAALETLKAAGHAYPCTCTRRELADQPLARDGSRRYPGTCRDGLPPGREGRAWRVRAEGVIRFDDAVQGTQQIDLAADAGDYVIRRADGLFAYQLAVVVDDAEAGVTHVVRGADLLDSTARQIHLLGLLGQTVPAYAHLPLATNAAGEKLSKQTLARAIDEHPPATALLAALRFLGQNPPAALAAAPLAEIWQWARAHWSIAAVPRRRQAEAPGFH, translated from the coding sequence ATGCCGCACAGCCCCCCCCCCTTCTCCAACACCCCTTACGTCGGCCGCTTCGCCCCCTCGCCCACGGGCGCGCTGCACTTTGGCTCGCTGGTCGCCGCGGTCGGCAGCTTCCTCGATGCGCGCGCCCATCAGGGCCGCTGGCTGCTGCGCATCGAGGACGTGGATGCGCCGCGCACCGTCCCCGGCGCCGCCGAGGGCATCATTGCCACACTTGAGCGCTTCGGCTTCGAATGGGACGGCGAGATCGTCTGGCAGAGCGCGCGCACGGCCACCTACGCCGCCGCGCTGGAGACCCTGAAGGCAGCGGGGCACGCCTACCCCTGCACCTGCACCCGGCGCGAGCTCGCCGACCAGCCGCTCGCCCGCGACGGCTCGCGCCGCTACCCGGGAACCTGTCGCGACGGCCTGCCGCCCGGACGCGAGGGACGCGCCTGGCGCGTGCGCGCCGAGGGCGTGATCCGCTTCGACGACGCGGTGCAGGGCACGCAGCAGATCGACCTCGCCGCCGATGCCGGCGACTACGTGATCCGGCGCGCCGACGGCCTCTTCGCCTACCAGCTCGCGGTGGTCGTCGATGACGCCGAGGCCGGCGTGACCCACGTCGTGCGTGGCGCCGATCTGCTCGATTCGACCGCACGCCAGATCCACCTGCTCGGCCTGCTCGGCCAAACCGTGCCCGCCTACGCGCACCTGCCGCTGGCGACCAACGCCGCGGGCGAGAAGCTTTCGAAACAGACGCTCGCGCGCGCGATCGACGAACATCCGCCGGCCACCGCGCTGCTGGCCGCCCTGCGCTTTCTCGGCCAGAATCCCCCCGCCGCGCTCGCCGCCGCGCCACTGGCGGAGATCTGGCAGTGGGCGCGGGCGCACTGGTCCATCGCCGCCGTGCCCCGCCGCCGCCAGGCGGAGGCGCCCGGCTTTCACTGA
- a CDS encoding CoA-binding protein has translation MHPNDISAQPEAIRKLLEDSRTIAIVGLSAKPDRPSNEVAHRLQRAGYTIIPVNPAYSEVMGLKCYPSLHEVPERIDIVDVFRKPAEVMAVVDEAIAVGAGCVWLQLGVIAPEASRKAAEAGLKVVVDRCTKIEHQRLIGS, from the coding sequence ATGCACCCGAACGACATCAGCGCTCAGCCCGAAGCCATCCGCAAGCTGCTCGAGGACAGCCGCACGATCGCCATCGTCGGCCTCTCCGCCAAGCCCGATCGCCCCAGCAACGAGGTCGCCCATCGCCTGCAGCGCGCGGGTTACACGATCATCCCGGTCAATCCGGCCTACTCCGAGGTCATGGGGCTGAAATGCTACCCGAGCCTGCACGAGGTGCCGGAGCGGATCGACATCGTGGACGTGTTCCGCAAGCCGGCCGAGGTGATGGCGGTGGTGGATGAGGCGATCGCGGTGGGCGCGGGCTGCGTGTGGTTGCAGCTCGGCGTGATCGCGCCCGAAGCCTCGCGAAAGGCGGCCGAGGCCGGGCTCAAGGTCGTCGTCGACCGCTGCACGAAGATCGAGCACCAGCGCCTGATCGGAAGCTGA
- the clsB gene encoding cardiolipin synthase ClsB — MRFVAGNAVGLLENGEQYFPALEAAIEGAAAEIFLQSYIFRDDRTGRRIAAALERAAARGVVVRVMVDGFGGRDFVARLLPRLRAAGVQVLVYRRELRMLSLRRHRLRRLHRKLVVVDGRRAFVGGINIVDDYDAGVLAHPRHDYAVVVEGPLLAPILDSAQRLWRLVAWASFRRRDSQPALAPPLTAPAGALRAAFIVRDNLRHRHAIEDAYLDAIARARDEIVIANAYFFPGSRFRQALVDAAGRGVKVTLLLQGLSDHPLQAYATRALYPMFLARGIRLFEYHRSHLHAKVAVIDRQWSTVGSSNIDAFSLLLAREANVVIDDAGFADGLRASLEQAICAGARELRVTDWQRLPLVRRGLSWLAYQLVRLAIGVAGYGGSH; from the coding sequence ATGCGCTTCGTCGCCGGCAACGCGGTCGGGCTGCTGGAAAATGGCGAGCAATACTTCCCGGCCCTGGAGGCGGCAATCGAGGGCGCGGCGGCGGAGATCTTCCTGCAGAGCTACATCTTCCGCGACGACCGCACCGGACGCCGCATCGCCGCGGCGCTCGAGCGTGCCGCGGCCCGGGGGGTGGTCGTGCGCGTGATGGTCGACGGCTTCGGCGGGCGCGATTTCGTCGCCCGGCTGCTGCCCCGCCTGCGCGCGGCCGGCGTGCAGGTGCTGGTCTATCGCCGTGAGTTGCGCATGCTGTCGCTGCGCCGCCATCGCCTGCGTCGGCTCCATCGCAAGCTGGTGGTCGTAGATGGGCGGCGCGCCTTCGTCGGTGGGATCAACATCGTCGATGACTACGATGCGGGCGTGCTGGCCCATCCGCGCCACGACTATGCAGTGGTCGTCGAGGGGCCGCTGCTCGCGCCCATTCTCGACTCGGCGCAGCGGCTGTGGCGGCTGGTGGCGTGGGCGAGCTTTCGCCGGCGCGACTCGCAGCCGGCGCTGGCGCCGCCCCTTACGGCGCCGGCGGGTGCGCTTCGCGCGGCCTTCATCGTGCGCGACAACCTGCGCCACCGGCACGCGATCGAGGACGCCTACCTGGACGCGATCGCGCGCGCGCGCGATGAGATCGTCATCGCCAATGCCTACTTCTTTCCCGGAAGTCGTTTCCGCCAGGCACTCGTCGATGCCGCCGGGCGCGGCGTGAAGGTCACGTTGCTGTTGCAGGGGCTGTCGGATCATCCGCTGCAGGCCTACGCCACGCGCGCGCTCTACCCGATGTTCCTCGCCCGTGGCATCCGCCTGTTCGAATATCACCGCAGCCACCTGCACGCGAAGGTGGCGGTGATCGACCGTCAGTGGTCCACGGTGGGTTCGAGCAACATCGACGCCTTCAGTCTGTTGCTCGCGCGCGAGGCCAACGTGGTCATCGACGACGCCGGCTTCGCCGACGGCCTGCGCGCAAGCCTCGAGCAGGCGATCTGCGCAGGGGCGCGGGAACTGCGCGTGACCGACTGGCAGCGCCTGCCGCTCGTGCGCCGCGGCCTGAGCTGGCTGGCCTATCAGCTCGTGCGCCTGGCGATCGGCGTCGCGGGCTACGGCGGCAGCCACTGA